The genomic window TGATCATTGAGTGAGTGAGGCCAAGAAATGCTACTCTAAAGAAATAAGCAATCTTGACAATGAAATGCAGACCTCAGATTTTAAAGCATTCATCTCATAAAGTTCGAATTAATCAAGTaatagaaaatataaataactcAGAGATAATCAGATAAGGAGAGAATATGTTAAACATTTCTTGCAAGCGAGTCATTTAGTTTTCTAATAAAAATTGGCAAATGCATGTGTTTAAGCTTGTCAAAATAAATCTGCATATCATCTTATTAGCTCAGCATATGCTAATAGTACTTTTTATGTGAAGAAAGTAGATAAGATCAGAAACTGCTGTATAAGGATGGCATCTATTATATATGGGTGgcatcaaatatttttcaattgTAATGCTACAGAACAAATCTAGTATGCTTGTGCACTTCAACtcaatacacacacacacaaaaaaaaaggagtcCAGAGTGTAAGGAAAGACAATATAGAGAGTGGTAGAATAGATACACAGTCAAAGATGGCCAATAGCATAGCAAATCACCAAATCGTAAGAGATGTAAAGCAAATGGCAGCAATAAGAAATGTAAAGAGATCATAATGCAAATTTTCTTGATGTTCCTCTGATAGTTGAGTGTCTAACCTCCTAATAGTGTTGTTGGATCTTTCCCATTTTGGAATACGCCCAAGCAATAAGCCCCGTCAACTTTGGAGTGCTTCAATTAAGAAGTGGAGGGAAAGCACAACATCAGCAGATAGCACCAAGAGGCAGATTAAGCAAATGTTATCTCGATTCATTTAAACAGATCCAAGTTCGCAATTTCTCATACCCGAAATAAATAATTTTCAGGTGTAAGTGAGAGCTTCTGTCCATTTCCAAATACCATGTCAACATCTGGGAATACCTCTGATAGTTGTGAGACGTTCCTGAAAGCGAGatgataaatatttaaattctaCGCACACAATATTATGATAACGTTATGAATGAAAAACAGAGTTTTAATCATGATGCGAAAGTCACCTTCCAGCACCTGCAAAGCAGATATCCTTGTAATTTGGATCAGGACCACGGATTTTCTTGAGAGAATGCACTTTGCTTGTCACCTAATAATTGAAAACATAAAATCATTACAACATACTTTTGCAGCAGCATAACCGCCACTTTTCattttaaaaagaattaaaacagGACCAAGATAAAGAAATTTAGCTTCCATGACATAaaagcaaacaaaaagaaaagatgtgTAACTGCACTAGTGTCCTTTTAAGCTAGAACTAAGTTTGTAAAGCAACAACCAAGAGAATAAGAGAAAAAGGGATGTAACGATTGGCTAATGGACATGCAAAAGCAGAAGGTGCTGAAGTAGTACTAGGACACCCTTACCTGAGGCACTAGAAACTTACTTAGGAGTCATTAAGATGTTTTAACTTCATTAATGCAAGGAGCTAAAAAGATGGCAGGAGTGCAATTTTAGTCCtcaaataatattattagcatCTGAAGCTAGGCACATCCTGTCTTTTCTATATGATAAATAGAAAAAGCAGAAATCCAAGAAAATAGAATCCACATGaaggaaacataaataaaaacGAGCAAAAATCCAACCAAATGAAAAGGCAATTGAGGAAAGGAATGGGGCGGATGGTAAACAGCTTACAGCATCTTTAAAAGCCACAAAAGCTTGCTCTGGCAGGTAAGCATATGTTGTTCCACTATCCAAAACAGTCCCATGTTTGCTGTTGAAGATCCTTGGGTCTAACCGCAGTGCCTTTCCAGCAACATGTATTTCCTTCAACTCAATGTTGTAATATGGACTGTTGTCATTATGAAAGTAGTTAGTAAGAATATGTCCCACAAAACGAGGATCCCTTGTCATATACAAAACTAGATATATTACCTTCGGACAGGGTCTGAACGTGAAAAAACCATGTCAGAAGGAGCAGGCATTCCACCAAGTACCATAGCACCACCACCAATATCCATTCCACCATAGCACAAAGAGAACGAATTACTTATGACACCCTTATCAACAAGCTGATCCATTATGCTAAGTTGACCACGACCCAGTCCCATTATACCATCAGCATGCTGGCTGAACAAATCTCCAGTTTCAGAATTTTCACAGCCAAAAACAGCACGCTGTGGCTTAAGTTCACTTTCTCTGCCAAAAGACACAATGTCctcaccaagcaccccactgcTGGAGCTCATTTCAGCATACTGCCTTTCATAAGTGCATTGGTTTTTGTCGTTGTCACAACTACAATCAACATTGCATTTTACTGGTGAATATGTACTGGAGAGATCAGGTTGAAATCTTGGATCCTGCATCAAACCAAGCTTCAGATTATATTACCAGAGGTGAATTAATTTCTAGCCTTCTAGGTAAAGAAAAAGATGCATACAAGTAGAGACTAGAAAATAACAGTGATCTCCAAGATAAACATAATATTACTTCTTACTCCATGGTACAACGTGTATGGTAGCATGCAGATCTTTATGTATTTCGAATTATTAAATACATCATTGTAGAGAAATCCATGTTCACAGGATCTTCAACTTTTTGGACATTGCAacgaaagaaataaaataatttcAACTCCAATATTTTACACGTCTTTTCAATGATGTGATTTCAGTGAGCAACAAAAGAATAATCTAGCATCTGAGAAGGGCCTTCTGTCAGTTGAAGCTATACCGCTTACCAGCAATAGTCATAAAGGACAGACCAAATTGTTCAAAGGCTAAGAACGTATCATCTTCAGTGTTTATTTACATTTCCCGTACAATAGTTTATGTTGCTGGCATCACATACCAATGTAGGACCAAGCAAATATGATGGTCAAACAATGATGACATGTAGATAAATCACAAGCCATCAATACATTGATGCAGTTGCATCAAGAGGATTTCAGCAGGGCACAGAAGAAAATCTAGTATCTCACAACGGCTTTCAGTTCAGTTAACTTATACTACTTGCCAACATTAGTCATAAAGGGCAAGCCAGTTTGTTCAAAGGCCAATTATATTTTGTCTtcgttttttattttcatttcgCTTACGACAACATATGTTTGTTGAAATCACATACCAACAGAAGGTTTCCAAAGTACTCAGGTAATACAACACAACATTATCCCATGACTAACCATGCAAATGATGATGGAAAAGAAGCCGAACATGTACTAGAAAACATAACGTAAATATTAAGCCTATATATTTGGATAATGATAGTATTATAAGATTCCAAACTGGCAGATCAATACTATATCTTGAGCTGAGAAAGAGTGTTCAGTGTCGAAAAAAGGTTtaagtataaaaaagttattgGCGCTAGTAACACATACGGCCAATCCAAACACCTGTCATTTGTTGGCAGTAGACATGGGACCCACTTGACATGGAGAGAGTTAAGAAGTTGGCTAAAATTGTTGACGACGAAAACAAGGACAATGGCTGGCAATCCAAAGGAATAGGTTGTGACCAAGATTTGCATGGTACTTGTTCGGAAGTGCTGACCAATGACCATAGACTAGTGTTTCAGGAATTCACCATTtaaaaaagtatataattaTGGCACCTCACTTTGGCTGCAGGGCTGCAGGTTGAAACCAAGTCCTCAGTCCACATTACAATTTATCAACAACCCATGACTAAACTGGAACTACCTAATCTATCTGCAAATGGAAATGTGAATCTTCTGATAATTAGACTCCCTATATATCGATGCACATCAAGCAGTCTAGTGAACCCGTATAATTCGCGTAATCATCAATTAGCTAGCTTGAATAGTCCAGCTGCAGTTCACAAGTGGGCATCACATATTCATACGTGCGACCATCCTAATCAATCATACTATCTCACACAGTTTCAAACTGGTTGCTGAACAGAGAAGCACAGGAATTCAGCCCCACCTGGTGGTTGCCACACTGCTCGCAGGAGGCGCAGGGCACGTAGGTGACGGTGCTCCCGGAGTCAACGATCAGCGCAAACTCCTGCGGCGGCGTCCCGATGTACAGCCTCGTCGTGTAGTACCTGAACCAACACGACAGCACGCACCAGACTCTCAGCCTCAGATCCAATAGAGCATACAAAAATTGGGGGGAAGGCAacagcaataaaaaaaaatcgagcTGTGCCGACCCGTTGGTGAGGAGATCGTCGTGGAGGCTCATGCGCGCGTTGGGGCGGGTGCCGTACCCGAGCCCCCGCCGCGGCAAAGCGGCGAGCCGGCTGGCGTTAGGGTAGGAGAGCGTGAGCGGGAGCACCAGCGGCGGCCCCGGCGCGGGCCGATCGGGGGATCCGGCGGCCGCAGAggcggaggccgcggcggccAGAAGGAGGACGGCGGAGAGGGCCTGGAGCGAGCCGGGCCGACGCCGGCCGTGACTCGCCATGGAGCGGCCTCGTCGCGCGGGGAATGAGAAGGGAGGGTGGGGCAGGTCGTCGCGCCGAGGGGGCCGAGGCTGGGTCGAGGCGACGACTTGCTAGAGGAGGGTCGAGGGGTGATTCGGTAATTTACGGAGCCATCGTGGGGCCGTTTCCGTAGGTCGGAGATGGCCTTGCTGATCCCCCGTATCAGTGGGTTGCGAGCTGACAGGTCGGGTCTATTATCTCGGGGCCCACGAGTCGGAGGATCAAGCCTGGGACTAGATAGCGTGGGTTTGTTTGGTTACCGAATCTCTACTCTGGTAGATACTTATAATCTTAGTCTTATCTGATAGCtacgtataattttttttaaaatgtattTAGCTGTCATATTTATTATTTCAGTTTGGTTCAATAGATATAACATATGATCTTATTGTGGTCTAATAGTGAAGCTCGATTTGAGCTTTACTCTATAGGTTGGTTCGACGGATACAGGCTTTGCATCCACTTATATAGTCAGACTCAGTTATTgtgtcataaaattatttttatacgagTAACCAATCGCAGTCTTAACTTAATAGATAGAAACTTAGCTCAATATATCCAGACAGATATAATCTACCAAACACTAttgttttcaacaaatatgattttATTTAGCCTATTTATATGATGTAGCTCTACAAAATCTCAACCGAGGAACCAAACACACGTGTGCTTTATGTGTTAGATCAGGTATTATATTTAGTCGTTGTAGGAGTGTAGATTGGAGTGGGAGGAGAGGCATTGACAAACTCACGAAGGAGAACCGGGAAGGGGAGTGGGTCCACATTGAAGGCCAAACTCGCATCACAGTTGATGAAAACATCGCTCCTTcagatacacacaaggtgaacttgtttctcacTTTACATACTTTATTAATAAAGAATAGGATATTACTaagtttttgtatttttattgcttaggaatatgagaGAAATACCATAATCTTATCTGGACGTCATTCCTCAAAagtcaagtctactcagactcaaaGTTGAGTTCCGGTCAGACTCTAAAGTCTACTCGGAGTCTCAAGACACCACGCTAATAAAATAGgtataactttcgcatacggagtccaattaaGACATTTTTGGACTTATTGGAAAGCTTATAATAAGACATTTGCAATGAATCTGGTCTCACTCTTAGTTTCCTTATAGATTACTCGGAGTcgataaaataaaatgatgcATCACTGGTGTGGGCCTTATCGGATCTTGTAAGCGTGTCAGGGTCAAAGTCCAGATTGTATACGTCTCTTCTCATGACTGCACAACTATAAGTTGACCTCCTCATATCacttctatatatatacaatagaCATCATAGTTTAAGCTCGGGTGttgtttagattattctgttttagatattTTCGTCATATATCGGTTTGTGAAACCTCAACTTCAagttcttcattggtaattagtaatatttaaATTACATTTATTATGTTCTCGATTCGTTTGTAGGAAAAATCTTCTTGACGTGATCAACCGCTCACGTTTTGATGCAGTTGATGGCCACAAAATAGAggtgtagtggttacgaggaTTCTCAATCTATTCGGTCATAGTCTTTATATCATTAACGTCGAAACTTCCTTTTTATTCAAGTAGTTCTGCTGAACAGAACTACAATAAAAAAGAAGTTTTGCACAAATTTTATACAGATCAGAAAAAACTCAGTTTCAAAAGGGTCTTTATTGCTtaaggagaagaaaaatgtATCATGCTTTCCACGCTCAGTCACACTAAATAGTTGGACGACGCAAAATCGTTGAGATGTCAGATTTGCAAGTACAAGCCATGCCTGCTGCAAGTTAAGatacatacatattttttttgtgtgtgtaagATTGTCAGCTCCTCAAAGTGCTTCGAAAGCTTTGCACTCGAGGAACCTTTTGCAACAAACGCAATAGGAGCAAACAAGCTGTTGAGTCATCACAGGATACTAGTTGACTGAACATAGAAAACATCCAACAAGTCAGGTATAAGCACGGCACAAAGCAAAAATGCTAGTACGGTACATGTAGTGATGTAGGACGACATGAAAGCATTTATAAATTTGATCGGCGCCTCACGCAGCCTTGAAGCTCTACATCAGTTACACCTACAGAACCCACTACTGTGGATGTGGAACAAAATAAAAGTTACATCCCAGCTTGACGGGAAGACTGGTCACCATATCCTGCATCACCAGCATAGCAGTTTGAGGGAGACCAAGTCAAATCTAGGGTTGTTGGGTAGGGCGATAGCCGGATCCTAAATAATTTGCATAGCTGCTGGAAGCAGACGGCCCTGTTGCACTGGCGTAAGCTGCATAGCCGCTTGCGGCTGGTTGCGTCCCAGGACCACCGTACGCAACTTTATATTGACTTGAACTGTATGATGCTGCCACTGACCCTGGGGTGTACTGAAATGGTTTTGGGGCACTGTATGGTTCACCATAAGAAGCAAATGCTCCTGCATCAAATGTTGTAGCTGGTGGTGTGTAATGGTACCGGTCAGCAACACCATATCTATCAGGAAGAGAGGGCATTGGTGCAGGAGCATGGGAGGGCATTGGCGCAGGAGCACGCTGCCAGTTACCAACCGAAAATGCAGGTCTGCGAGCAGCTGAACCAACAGAACGAGCAGGTCTCCGAGGAAATGAAACGCCAGAGCCTCGAGGCTTCTTTGCGTAATTACGCCCACCTTCAAATGATGGCCTTTTCTCACCCTTAGGCTTTAGCTCAGAAACACGCTTTTGGAGAGGTCCAAGTGAATACTCCTTCTGAAGCTTATACTCTTCGATGCACTTTATTACAGCTCTCAAGGCAAGTAGCTCCCTAGACTTTGGGTCATCCTGAAAAATGGATTTAGTGAGTTATAAGACAGTCagctaaaaatataatataataaacaGTAGATGTAAAACAAAGATGATTGAAAATTGAGGAAATTATCCAAGTACACAAAGCAATATAAGACGGGCTATTTCACATCTGCACGATTACACTGTGGTCGTTATCCTACAATGCCATGATGCAATCGAGAGGTACAGCCTAAGTGCCTAACAATGCATGCGCACTACCATTCACAGAATTTGAAAACTAATATTTCATCTGCCTTGAAAGCTCTGGAGCTAAAGATAAACTTGAATTTACTGACAATAAAGATGAACTCTCAATCTCAATCTAGCAAACTTCTCAACAGTGACTTTCCAGTTTGAACGGTACAGTTTTCATGAATTGCTAAAACATCTGTACTTGAACCATCCTTAAAGCATTAGACAAGGAAACAATTCTGCCAATGAAGCCATTACAACCGATGAATTATACCTTCTCATAAGCATTTGGCAGTCTCATCAAAATCTCAAAGGAAGATAGAACTAACAAACCTTTAATGAAATTGCAGTGGCATCCCCATTATTGTCAAGTGAATCGTTTAATTCCTCAACATATGTCTTCAGCAGAGGTGCGGGGGGAAAGGTCTCGGAAAGCCCGAAAGCTTGTATGAAATGAACTGCATCAATTTGCCTGTGCCTCTTAACCAGCTCCTCGATGATACCTGCAAAGATAAAAAGTCAATAGAACGATCATAAAACATCAATTTAATGCAGAAAACCAATGTTTGCACAAAACAGTAAGCAAGGTTTTAATTCCCTAGATGGTTGTGGGGCTTAGCGACAATGAACGCCAGCAGCCTGGCAAATTAAGGGATGAGAACACCTTGTGGCATTCTGGGTAGATACCAACCTGGTATTCTCTCATTAAGACCAAGAGAGCGACAGGACACAGCAGTCTGTTTGCGACGAGAGATGGCAACTACGATCTTGCATAGTTCATCTTCGTCAAGCACCGAATCAACATTAAAAGTTGTAAGAAGCTGCAGGAATGCCTGTGCTTCCAATGAATAGCCATTAGAAGCATCTAGGTCAACCTCAGCTAACTTATTCTTCCACTCTTCGGCAATTGCCTTGGCTTGCTCCTTAATTTCAGAGCTCCAAGGGAGGTTGCCACCCGGCTCCTTCGTCCCTAGTGCAGGTGATATAGCTTCCATTAAAACAATGCAGCTCCTGCGCTGGACCTGAAGGGCATTATGTTTATTCCCAGGTGAATTAGTTTGGTCTGGTGGGAAGAAACCCACCAGGGAATCAAGCACAAAGCGGGCAGGGTCAGTTGCACATCTTAGTGCAACGGAAAGTTCATCGCGAAGGCTAGCGagttttttacaattttctgaAAGAAAATTCAGAAGGCCTTTGGTGTCCATCTGCTCACATAGTTGCTTCAATACAGGACGCGGCTTAATCTCAACAGGTGAAGCTTCAGATGGCTCGCCCAAACCACTAGCAGGGGTATTCTCCTCTGAAGCACGAGATGCATTGTTGTCATTGATTGAGATACTTACCTTTTTGTCTTTGCTTCCACTGGCATCAAGTATCTCTGCAAGCTCCACCTTATATTTTTGGCGCA from Phragmites australis chromosome 14, lpPhrAust1.1, whole genome shotgun sequence includes these protein-coding regions:
- the LOC133890806 gene encoding aspartic proteinase 36-like, which translates into the protein MASHGRRRPGSLQALSAVLLLAAAASASAAAGSPDRPAPGPPLVLPLTLSYPNASRLAALPRRGLGYGTRPNARMSLHDDLLTNGYYTTRLYIGTPPQEFALIVDSGSTVTYVPCASCEQCGNHQDPRFQPDLSSTYSPVKCNVDCSCDNDKNQCTYERQYAEMSSSSGVLGEDIVSFGRESELKPQRAVFGCENSETGDLFSQHADGIMGLGRGQLSIMDQLVDKGVISNSFSLCYGGMDIGGGAMVLGGMPAPSDMVFSRSDPVRSPYYNIELKEIHVAGKALRLDPRIFNSKHGTVLDSGTTYAYLPEQAFVAFKDAVTSKVHSLKKIRGPDPNYKDICFAGAGRNVSQLSEVFPDVDMVFGNGQKLSLTPENYLFRHSKVDGAYCLGVFQNGKDPTTLLGGIIVRNTLVTYDRHNEKIGFWKTNCSELWERLHIGGATSPAPSSDTGSQADMSPAPAPSGLPEFDVGLITVDMSINVTYPNLKPHLHELAELIAKELEIDSRQVRVMNVTSQGNSTLIRWGIFPAGSDNAMSNATAMGIIYRLTQHHVRLPENLGSYQLLEWNVQPLSRRSWFQEHVVSILIGILLVILLTLSAFLVLLVWRKKFRGQTAYRPVDSVGPEQELQPL
- the LOC133890158 gene encoding FRIGIDA-like protein 3, translating into MATEATLVSSGGSESTMPLLEQLAEVFGKMKSHTEASLQLQNGLQWEDIKEHFLNLDKSYRSKFDELVEKQKALEEKKAEACRLIAEKEVNVSAIEHASLNQLQELRDAAVSSLAEVRQKYKVELAEILDASGSKDKKVSISINDNNASRASEENTPASGLGEPSEASPVEIKPRPVLKQLCEQMDTKGLLNFLSENCKKLASLRDELSVALRCATDPARFVLDSLVGFFPPDQTNSPGNKHNALQVQRRSCIVLMEAISPALGTKEPGGNLPWSSEIKEQAKAIAEEWKNKLAEVDLDASNGYSLEAQAFLQLLTTFNVDSVLDEDELCKIVVAISRRKQTAVSCRSLGLNERIPGIIEELVKRHRQIDAVHFIQAFGLSETFPPAPLLKTYVEELNDSLDNNGDATAISLKDDPKSRELLALRAVIKCIEEYKLQKEYSLGPLQKRVSELKPKGEKRPSFEGGRNYAKKPRGSGVSFPRRPARSVGSAARRPAFSVGNWQRAPAPMPSHAPAPMPSLPDRYGVADRYHYTPPATTFDAGAFASYGEPYSAPKPFQYTPGSVAASYSSSQYKVAYGGPGTQPAASGYAAYASATGPSASSSYANYLGSGYRPTQQP